A portion of the Bacillus oleivorans genome contains these proteins:
- a CDS encoding nuclear transport factor 2 family protein: MEENAARLAQKQLDAYNSQNLEEFLTVYSEDVEVLEFPSNKRMYSGIQLMRERYDSLFKNNPNQHAKLLARIVKGNMVIDHEYVTGRANGVEVTAIAMYEIIGDKIARVWFVK; encoded by the coding sequence ATGGAAGAAAATGCAGCCCGTCTGGCTCAGAAACAATTGGATGCCTATAACAGTCAAAACCTAGAAGAGTTTTTAACGGTTTATAGTGAAGATGTAGAAGTATTAGAATTCCCCTCCAATAAGCGAATGTATTCGGGGATTCAACTGATGAGAGAAAGATATGATTCACTCTTTAAAAACAATCCTAACCAACATGCAAAGCTTCTAGCGAGGATAGTTAAAGGAAATATGGTTATCGACCATGAATATGTAACTGGCAGAGCGAATGGGGTTGAAGTAACTGCGATAGCAATGTATGAAATCATTGGGGATAAAATTGCAAGAGTTTGGTTTGTAAAATAA
- a CDS encoding GNAT family N-acetyltransferase codes for MLKKRNIHDSHTLFELMIHPEVFPFVRQKASSYEEYVFITKQTIEAEEQGKLISRTITDEWGSPIGTINLFDIEDNSGFLGTWIGKPYHGKGYNKLAKDAFFNELFLDLGIETVWMRIRKENVRSKKAAEKLPYCLKVNNLRPAIYRKLNPSPQEEIFDLYEIPKDLFLLHLKRMDHNEDFPALEA; via the coding sequence ATGCTAAAAAAACGTAATATCCACGACTCTCATACACTCTTTGAACTTATGATACATCCAGAAGTGTTTCCATTTGTACGGCAAAAGGCTTCCTCATATGAGGAATATGTGTTTATAACGAAACAGACGATTGAAGCTGAAGAACAAGGAAAGCTAATATCCCGTACCATTACAGACGAATGGGGCAGCCCGATTGGAACGATCAATCTATTTGACATCGAAGATAATTCGGGTTTTCTGGGAACATGGATAGGAAAACCCTATCATGGCAAGGGTTATAATAAATTAGCTAAAGACGCATTTTTTAACGAATTGTTTTTAGATTTAGGTATTGAAACCGTCTGGATGAGAATTCGCAAAGAAAATGTCCGGTCAAAAAAGGCAGCCGAGAAATTACCTTATTGTTTAAAAGTCAATAACTTAAGACCTGCCATCTACCGTAAGCTAAATCCATCTCCACAAGAAGAGATTTTCGATCTTTATGAAATCCCCAAAGATTTATTCTTACTTCACCTAAAAAGAATGGATCATAATGAAGATTTCCCTGCCCTTGAAGCCTAA
- a CDS encoding DedA family protein: protein MEWVHELFHLLQSFGFWGILLGLMVEVIPSEIVLGYGGYLVYSNHLSFLNAMIAGIIGGTIAQVFLYWVGLYGGRPFIERFGKWIFISPHHLSKSEKWFHQYGPTVIFFARFIPIVRHAISIPAGIGKMPFSAFLSYTIAAMIPWTLLFLLLGMSLGENWASLENMAGRYMKHLIIFAISSLLLYFLIKKRSLRKK from the coding sequence ATGGAATGGGTTCATGAATTGTTTCATTTACTGCAATCCTTTGGCTTTTGGGGGATTCTGCTCGGATTAATGGTAGAGGTGATTCCAAGTGAGATCGTTCTAGGTTATGGGGGATATCTCGTCTACAGCAATCATCTCTCTTTTTTGAATGCAATGATTGCTGGCATTATTGGCGGTACAATTGCCCAAGTCTTTCTCTACTGGGTCGGATTATACGGAGGAAGACCCTTTATCGAGCGTTTTGGAAAATGGATCTTTATTTCACCGCATCATCTTTCTAAGTCAGAAAAATGGTTTCACCAATACGGACCAACAGTTATTTTTTTTGCCCGCTTTATTCCAATTGTGCGTCATGCGATTTCAATCCCTGCTGGCATTGGGAAAATGCCGTTTTCTGCCTTCCTATCGTATACGATTGCCGCTATGATACCATGGACTCTTCTTTTTTTATTGCTTGGCATGAGTTTGGGTGAAAATTGGGCATCGCTCGAAAATATGGCAGGAAGATATATGAAGCACCTGATCATTTTTGCAATATCTTCTTTGCTACTATACTTTTTAATCAAAAAGAGAAGCTTACGAAAAAAATAA
- the ribE gene encoding riboflavin synthase encodes MFTGIVEEIGTIREIKQGKEAMTLTIQAAKTMEDIHLGDSYSINGVCLTVTSYTKELFTVDVMPETFHNTALSKLKVGSLINIERAMAANGRFGGHFVSGHVDGVGTLVGRTERSNAIYLRIKVPEHIEQYLVHRGSITLDGTSLTIFSIENSVITVSLIPHTANETILGRKKVGDLINVEADLLAKYIASLLNNRSQYKENKGLSLSFLNQHGFLS; translated from the coding sequence ATGTTTACTGGCATTGTTGAAGAGATTGGGACGATCCGGGAAATTAAACAGGGTAAAGAGGCAATGACTCTTACCATTCAAGCAGCGAAAACGATGGAGGATATCCATCTGGGAGACAGTTATTCCATCAACGGGGTCTGTTTAACCGTGACTTCTTATACGAAAGAATTGTTTACAGTGGATGTAATGCCTGAAACGTTCCATAACACAGCACTTTCAAAATTAAAAGTAGGATCGCTCATTAATATTGAAAGAGCCATGGCTGCGAATGGCAGGTTTGGCGGCCACTTTGTCTCTGGTCACGTTGATGGGGTCGGAACATTAGTGGGCCGGACGGAAAGAAGTAACGCGATTTATTTAAGAATTAAAGTACCCGAACATATCGAACAATATTTAGTCCATCGCGGTTCTATAACCCTTGATGGCACTTCGTTAACGATCTTTTCGATTGAGAACAGTGTGATTACCGTTTCCTTGATCCCCCATACAGCAAATGAAACCATATTAGGACGGAAAAAAGTAGGAGATCTGATTAACGTTGAAGCGGATTTACTTGCAAAATATATTGCAAGCCTATTAAACAACAGGAGCCAGTATAAAGAAAATAAAGGGTTATCCCTTTCATTTTTAAATCAGCATGGGTTCTTGTCTTAG
- the ribH gene encoding 6,7-dimethyl-8-ribityllumazine synthase, producing MNTFEGHLVGTGLKIGVVVGRFNDFITSKLLDGALDGLKRLGVEDESVSVSWVPGAFEIPLAAKKMAESKKYDAVITLGTVIRGATPHFDYVSSEVAKGVAKVNLESGIPVVFGVLTTDTIEQAVERAGTKAGNKGFEAAQTAIEMANLLKSFE from the coding sequence ATGAATACATTTGAAGGACATTTAGTTGGTACTGGTTTAAAAATTGGGGTCGTGGTAGGAAGATTTAATGATTTTATCACAAGCAAACTGTTAGATGGTGCATTAGACGGATTAAAGCGACTAGGTGTGGAAGATGAGTCAGTATCCGTTTCATGGGTACCAGGAGCATTTGAAATCCCATTAGCTGCTAAAAAAATGGCAGAATCTAAAAAATACGATGCTGTTATTACATTAGGAACTGTTATTCGCGGCGCAACGCCTCACTTTGATTATGTCAGCAGCGAGGTTGCTAAAGGAGTAGCAAAGGTTAATCTAGAATCAGGAATTCCAGTCGTGTTTGGGGTATTGACAACAGATACCATTGAACAAGCCGTTGAACGGGCAGGTACAAAAGCCGGAAACAAAGGCTTTGAAGCGGCACAAACAGCAATTGAAATGGCAAACTTGCTCAAATCATTTGAATAA
- a CDS encoding undecaprenyl-diphosphate phosphatase, whose protein sequence is MLSKIEAFFLGLIQGLTEFLPISSTGHLFLGRQFFGLQNAGLFLDTMLHIGTLLAVLVIYKNELVMILKNPFHKLSFLLAIGTIPAVIVGLLFEDYFDAISKTGVTLGWEFMITGAILWFSDSIRNGAKKMEDITIKDAVFIGTFQAAAIFPALSRSGLTIAAGLFRKLDRETAAYFSFFLSIPAIFGGILLQSKELFAGTIESISLSSLLVGTISSALFGYFAIVTMLHILKKKSLKIFAVYVWVLGGFVLTLQAFGIM, encoded by the coding sequence ATCTTGTCTAAAATAGAAGCTTTTTTTCTTGGATTAATTCAAGGATTAACCGAGTTTTTACCGATATCCAGTACAGGTCACCTATTTCTTGGCAGACAATTTTTTGGACTTCAAAATGCAGGACTTTTTTTAGATACGATGCTTCACATTGGAACACTGCTTGCGGTTTTAGTTATTTATAAAAATGAATTAGTGATGATCTTAAAGAACCCCTTTCATAAGCTATCTTTCTTATTAGCAATCGGGACCATTCCAGCTGTAATCGTAGGGCTCTTGTTTGAAGATTACTTTGATGCGATTTCTAAAACAGGAGTGACATTAGGCTGGGAGTTTATGATTACTGGGGCGATTCTTTGGTTTTCGGATTCGATTCGAAATGGTGCTAAAAAAATGGAAGACATTACGATAAAAGACGCTGTTTTTATTGGAACCTTTCAGGCTGCTGCCATTTTTCCTGCCCTCTCCAGATCGGGTTTGACAATTGCAGCCGGTCTCTTTAGAAAACTCGATCGTGAAACAGCTGCATACTTCTCCTTTTTCCTTTCCATTCCTGCGATTTTTGGCGGGATATTGCTGCAAAGCAAGGAGTTATTCGCAGGAACAATTGAATCTATTTCCCTTTCCAGCCTTTTAGTCGGAACCATCAGTTCAGCATTGTTCGGATATTTCGCGATTGTGACTATGCTCCACATCTTAAAAAAGAAGTCATTAAAAATATTTGCTGTGTATGTTTGGGTCCTTGGCGGTTTCGTCCTAACCTTGCAAGCCTTTGGCATCATGTAA
- a CDS encoding bifunctional 3,4-dihydroxy-2-butanone-4-phosphate synthase/GTP cyclohydrolase II: MFDTIEAALEDLRNGKVIIVCDDEDRENEGDFIAIAEYATPEVINFMATEGRGLICTPITEELASQLQLKPMTDINTDQHGTAFTISVDHQETTTGISAHERSLTIQKMINSSSQPKDFKRPGHVFPLIAKNGGVLRRAGHTEAAVDLARLAGKQPAGVICEIMNEDGTMARVPQLKKIAEKHNLKLITIQDLISYRLQHDSLINREVDVQLPTIYGTFRAIGYTNILDGKEHVALVKGEIKGDEPVLVRVHSECLTGDVFGSNRCDCGPQLHSALEQIEAAGNGVLLYMRQEGRGIGLINKLKAYKLQEEGLDTVEANQELGFKPDLRDYGIGAQILRDLGIQQLKIMTNNPRKIKGLNGYGLEVVERVPIQMPAKKENEKYLHTKHERLGHLLEFHNQGTE; the protein is encoded by the coding sequence TTGTTCGATACAATTGAAGCAGCATTAGAAGATTTAAGAAATGGAAAAGTTATAATTGTGTGTGACGATGAAGACCGGGAAAATGAAGGCGATTTTATTGCAATTGCTGAATATGCAACACCTGAAGTGATAAACTTTATGGCGACAGAAGGCAGAGGACTAATCTGTACACCAATCACAGAGGAACTGGCGAGTCAGCTTCAATTGAAGCCAATGACGGATATCAATACGGATCAGCATGGAACTGCCTTTACAATTAGTGTTGACCATCAGGAAACCACAACAGGAATTAGCGCGCATGAAAGAAGCTTAACGATTCAAAAAATGATAAACTCAAGCTCACAGCCAAAAGATTTCAAACGGCCTGGCCATGTGTTTCCTTTGATTGCTAAAAACGGAGGTGTATTGCGCAGAGCGGGTCATACAGAAGCAGCGGTGGATTTAGCGAGATTAGCCGGAAAACAGCCAGCTGGTGTCATCTGTGAAATTATGAATGAAGATGGTACGATGGCAAGGGTGCCGCAGCTTAAAAAAATCGCTGAAAAGCACAACCTAAAATTAATAACCATCCAGGATCTAATCAGTTACCGTTTACAGCATGACAGCTTAATTAATAGAGAGGTAGACGTTCAGCTGCCTACTATTTACGGAACCTTCCGAGCAATTGGCTATACCAATATTTTAGATGGAAAAGAGCATGTCGCCTTAGTGAAAGGTGAAATTAAAGGAGACGAACCCGTTCTTGTAAGAGTTCATTCAGAGTGTTTAACAGGAGATGTATTTGGTTCTAATCGCTGCGATTGCGGACCGCAATTGCATTCTGCTTTGGAACAAATTGAAGCTGCCGGAAATGGCGTCTTGTTGTACATGCGGCAAGAAGGACGCGGCATAGGATTGATCAATAAATTAAAAGCCTATAAGCTGCAGGAAGAAGGTCTTGATACCGTAGAAGCTAATCAGGAGCTTGGCTTTAAGCCAGACCTGCGGGACTATGGAATTGGTGCCCAAATTTTACGGGATTTAGGAATTCAACAGTTAAAAATCATGACTAATAACCCTAGGAAAATAAAGGGTCTTAATGGATATGGACTTGAAGTGGTTGAAAGAGTACCGATTCAAATGCCAGCCAAAAAAGAAAATGAAAAATATTTGCACACCAAACATGAAAGATTAGGTCATTTATTAGAATTTCATAATCAAGGAACGGAGTGA
- a CDS encoding amidohydrolase, with protein sequence MSTLLIKNVTLIPVTSDPLDNQDVLIQDGKIKKIGENITSPLSVSIVDGTGQYLLPGFIDVHTHLGLYDEGTGWAGNDANETIEPITPHIRAKDGVYPLDPAFSDAIRYGITTVHVMPGSANVIGGTTSVIKTAGKHIDNMIVKDIAGLKIALGENPKRMHSQGNKESITRMGIMGMLREAFYKAKTDGNPEDVRTAPILMALNREIPVRIHAHRADDIISAVRFAEEFNLDLRIEHCTEGHLVVDELPVGLKVSVGPTMTRRSKVELKNKSWYTYQSLNDRGIEVSITTDHPYTPLQYLNVCAALAVREGLSGQKALEGITIIPARNLQVDDRVGSIEPDKDADVVLWNDHPFSFLAKPSMTIINGEIVYKRI encoded by the coding sequence ATGAGCACACTGTTAATAAAGAATGTTACTTTGATCCCCGTTACTTCAGATCCGTTAGATAACCAGGATGTATTAATTCAAGATGGAAAAATCAAAAAAATTGGAGAAAATATAACCTCTCCTCTTTCAGTTTCGATTGTAGATGGGACAGGACAATATTTGCTCCCTGGTTTTATTGACGTTCACACCCATTTGGGTTTGTACGATGAAGGAACTGGCTGGGCCGGAAATGATGCAAACGAAACGATTGAACCAATAACCCCACATATTCGCGCCAAAGATGGAGTGTACCCTTTAGACCCAGCTTTTAGCGACGCCATTCGATATGGAATTACCACTGTCCATGTTATGCCCGGCAGTGCAAATGTAATTGGGGGTACAACATCCGTAATCAAAACGGCTGGAAAGCATATCGATAATATGATTGTTAAAGATATCGCAGGGCTTAAAATTGCATTAGGAGAAAATCCGAAACGGATGCACTCACAGGGTAACAAGGAGTCGATTACCCGGATGGGAATAATGGGGATGCTAAGAGAAGCTTTTTATAAAGCCAAGACAGATGGGAATCCTGAAGATGTTCGTACAGCTCCGATTTTAATGGCGCTAAATCGGGAAATTCCTGTTCGGATTCACGCACACCGGGCCGATGACATTATTTCGGCCGTTCGCTTTGCCGAAGAATTTAACCTTGATCTGCGAATTGAACATTGTACCGAAGGTCATCTGGTTGTTGATGAATTGCCTGTCGGCTTAAAGGTTTCCGTTGGTCCGACGATGACGAGGCGTTCAAAAGTTGAATTGAAAAATAAAAGCTGGTATACGTACCAGTCTCTTAATGATCGGGGAATCGAGGTTTCTATTACAACAGACCACCCGTATACACCGCTCCAATATTTAAACGTTTGTGCTGCGTTGGCGGTTCGGGAAGGACTTTCAGGACAAAAAGCTCTTGAGGGGATTACCATTATTCCAGCAAGAAACTTACAGGTAGATGACCGGGTGGGAAGTATAGAGCCAGATAAAGATGCTGATGTGGTGCTGTGGAATGATCACCCTTTCTCCTTTTTGGCGAAACCGAGTATGACAATTATTAATGGAGAAATCGTATACAAGAGAATTTAA